GCAAATATATGTTAACATAGAAAACAAGAAGCAGATTATTAAATAAGACAAGTAAAGTAATAAACCAAAAACATAAACAGGGAAAAGGTATCACCTTAAGCACCATCCTATTGAATCATAATGAAGAAGGCCAAGGACCTTACGCCTCCCATCATTTCTACGGCCAGCACCACGTTTGACTACTGGTAGTTGTTTAATCCCTTTAACTTCCATAAGAACCTTGGCAGTGCTCAGGTCTGTATCTGGAAAGCAGGTCACTAGCCCTCTTTCATTGCCATGGAACTGAAAACCTCGAGTGAGGCATGATGACACAAGAGAAGAATTTGCCTGCGAAGGTGCCAAGTAAATGTTTGTAGTGCTAACATAATGAGTAAATAACAGGAAGGACTAAAATTGCAGCGACAATATGAGCAGTTTACATACATCCAAGGTCGATGAATTTGCCTGGGTACTATCAGAGTTTTCACTTGGCACAAATCCTTTACGACGAAGGTCACCTAATGTTACAATTCCCTCAAGAAAATCTTCGTTATCTACAACAACAACACAGCTTTGCTGCTTCTCTTGCATAAGCCTTGTAGTCTCCTCGATAGTGAATGTAGCTGTGACCTTCAAATAATGCTTTGTCATTGCTTGTGATACCTGGAAAAGTGATGTTAGGAAGTTACAAAATAATTTGAGCATCACATTTCACAAATGTATTAATCATATAACTTTGTACAGACAAAAACGAGAATAACTTCAATTATCAACCTTCAAGTCATCAAGAAGCATCTCCTCATTGTTACTACCATAGTGGTAGGGATCAACGTCTAGAATTGCGAGTTCCACATCGTCTCCATCTTGTCGCCTCCAATCTGTCTCATTTCTATCTGTGGGAGGTAACAGTGACGAATAGCCATGACGAGGTGATGTTGCCTCGAATGTATCTTTGCTACCAGATTGATTTACAACAGATGGCACCCATATTGCTAAACCAACAGCTCCCTGTTAATCAGCACAAATAATGAATATATTGAATTACAGGGCAGTAAAAAAAATGCAAACCCAATGCACAGTACCATTAGAGGAAGTAGAATTCTGTAATCCTTAGTCAATTCAAAGAGCAGCAGCACAGACGTCAATGGAACAGAACACACTGAAGCCAGCGTAGCAGCCATTCCCACCTAAATCGTATGAAAATTTAGCACACTCTTGGAGTTATCAAGCGTTCAACTGAGTAACAAAAGATAAGAAACTTACCAGTGCATAAGCTTGAGGATGTGCGACAGCAGTGTTACCTGGAATCGCAGAGTTTATTAATTCTGCTGCTGAGCCTCCAAAAACAGCACCGACAGCAGCGCCAATCATCAAACTTGGAGCATAAAGGCCACCAACAAGACCAGAACCTTTGCAAAGTGCCGTTGCTACAACTTTCGCAGCAGCTAATTGAGCCAAGAGCCAGATTCCAGGGGCTGAAGCACTTTTACCCGTATGTAGAATCTCATCGACATTGGTGAAACCCCAATACAATATTCCAGGATACCTTAGAGCTATTAAACCAGCTCCAAGACCACCTAGAGCAGGACATACTACAGCAGGAAGGCCAAACTTCTTCCTTATCAAGTCAAAGGTCTTAGTGAACCAAACAACCAACTGCCTGAATGCCACGCTCACAACACCACAAAGCATGCCCAGAATAAGGTAGAGTGGCAGCTCTGGAGAATATATATCTTAGTCAGTTTTATGTTGAAACAAAGTAACATTAACAATAAAAAAGTTGGAGAAATACAGCTCATGTTAGACCACAAAGTATTGCAAGGTACCAAATTCTAAATGGCAATAAAAAAATGCTAGCTCATGAAAACACTAATAAAACAGAGTTGTAAATACTTCTACATGGAATCACACGTGCTGCATCGTGGTGGTAAATAGAACAGCAACAAAACCATGAACCTGCCACATTTGATTATTAAAAGACTACAGAAGGGTAATACAACTATCTGTTTTTGCTCCTGGGAAAGCAATTAACACCAAAATGAaaaagcaaaaagaaaaaatgtTCTAGCTCTTACCATAAGCCTAGAGGACAATTAAGGAGTCAGATAAAGTTCGATTGGGCACTAGAGCCTAAAGTAGGAAATATAATCTTTATTTGAGATTTTGAGTTCCCAGGTTTCAAAAAGAGAATGCTAGACAGGCTGCTGGAGGAAAATATAGAAGTTGGAGACATGAGATGGCATGGTAATGAAGAATAGCTATAAATGATTTACAATCAGAAGTTCGCAACAAAGTTGATTACAGATCTTCACTCACATTAATGTTTCTCAAAATAGCAAAAGCGCAAAAAGTGACAGGCCATGTATCATACAATGACAGACTGGTATcatttcacaaaaaaaaagcaATGCCAGACTGGTATCACATAATGACACACTGAAATTATCTCAAAAATACAGATGGAAATTAGAGCAAAAAATAAGGTGACAACACATGCTTCCCTATACTTGAAGGTAACTAAGAAACATCTACCTTATTAACACCAAAAATGATCAGAATAAGGTAAAATACCAGCAGCAGATTTTAGTTCATACGTCGGGACAATAAATGCTGCCTTTTCCCCTAGCAAAACATTGGAAACAGTTGATGATATAACTGATGCCAATATAATCATAGCAGTAGTAAATGGTGGAGAATTTTCTGCTCGAAGTGGCCTTAATACTGTTTCGATAGCAAAAAAGCATCCAGCAACTGCAGCATTGAAACCTAAAGGAACATAGTAACACAAGTTAGGGGAGGATATAGGGCAAGAAACTCAGTAGCATGACGGTTATTAAAAGGAATTTAAGCAAAAGATTTATTATTCCTAAAATATCCCATGTTCCCACTTCCTAAAGAAAATTACAATTTTGTTTTTGAGAtaaaaatggcaaatatcttaGCAAGCTGAAACAAAACTGGAAGCACATCCCATTCATTTTTGATCCATTGAGTCCATATCACAAACGGAATAGATAATTAATCAAAATACCTGAAGCGATTCCAGCAGCTGATCCAGCAGCAACAAGAGCAATTCTACGCTCCCTATTGTTCTCCATCATTTCAGCACACCCATTTGCACACGATTTACCAATATCAACACTGGGTCCTTCTGGCCCCAGTGAACACCCTGTCCCTAAAGTAATTGCAGCTTGGATGGCTTTGATTGTGGGAAAAATCGCAGACATGAAATCAATACCCTCCCTTTGAGATGATAACGATTGCTTTATCTGCTCAAAAATCTCCAATAATCCATGCATCATACCCACAACTACTCCACCAGTCACTGGAATTAACAATATCCTATGCCAAGTATCAGCAAGCCTCTGCAGACGAAGCCAAGCAGCACCCTCAGTGGGAGTGCCTGCCCATGCCCATTCATGTATGACATGTACCTGAAAAAGCCAGGCAGGCACTTCTGAGACAGGGTAACAGACATTTGGGAAGGTTCAAATAAAAACTTTgtgtaaataaaaaaaatacacagCCAAACACAATTGTATAGCCCTCATACGAGGGCTATATGTTCTTCCAAAGTAAGATATTCTCCTTTTGATTTGAATAGCTGGCTTAAGTACACAGCACAACTGATGTGCAACAGATATAGATATAACCCTGTATTGGAAATTGCTAACCAATTGTCAGTGGCTCAAGATCACAGTAAGAGAGCAAACAGGTGATAAAATCACCTTGATTGTATAGAATAATAAATCCACACCAAATGGTATGGAATCATCAAGATATCACTCCAAAGACCAGTGACTCAGAAAATTGAGAATCATGTTAATTAATTCACTGGTAGCACTAAATAGTAAACAACAAATTGAGTCATCTTTACATATTGTTAGCTTAAATTCTGTGTCTGTGAGTGGCTTTTGTTTTTATGCGCATTCTGAGGAAAACAAAATAGCTATCCACCTAATGAATTGAGTATTGCCAGGCGTTATCTGATCAACTGAAAGCATAAAACAGAAAACAGAGTCGTTCACAAAAATGGCCAACAAGAAGACATGAGGCAGTTAGTAGCACTAAAATACAACATATGACTCTGCCTGCAAACTCAGCCTCAGAGGCTCAGACAGCAGAGTCGAAATCGAAATACTGTGAAACATGCTACCAAGCCACGGCATGACATTTCATATTTaggaggcaaaaaaaaaatgaggCAGTCAGTAGCACTAAACATATGACTCTGCCTGCAAACTCAGCCTCAGACAGCAGAGTCGAAATCGAAATACTGTGAAACATGCTACCAACCCACGGCATGACATTTcatattatataaaaaaaaactcttaTAGCATCCTAAAGAGCAAATCACGATCCTAACGGGTAATAAACTAATTAACACTAGCATACCGGtaggaaataaaaagatgcCCCAGAATATTTCCGTAAGAAACAACGCGATTCCCCTACAAGCAGAGATCTCGACACTCACTCCGCGATTGAACGCGGCGACGCAGATGCCGGTGGCGAGCCCGAGGAGGCAACCGACGAGCAGAAGCGCCCACTCGGGCGGCGCGCCGTCGCCAAGCTCGTCGCTATCCTCCTCG
This window of the Sorghum bicolor cultivar BTx623 chromosome 7, Sorghum_bicolor_NCBIv3, whole genome shotgun sequence genome carries:
- the LOC8067014 gene encoding chloride channel protein CLC-f, yielding MAGSDLEPLRTGAAALPSSSDPDSPAATPRRSRVKDLLRNLDRRLSNRSRGGEGVGVGAAAGHGGGEAGVSPRRGEEDSDELGDGAPPEWALLLVGCLLGLATGICVAAFNRGVHVIHEWAWAGTPTEGAAWLRLQRLADTWHRILLIPVTGGVVVGMMHGLLEIFEQIKQSLSSQREGIDFMSAIFPTIKAIQAAITLGTGCSLGPEGPSVDIGKSCANGCAEMMENNRERRIALVAAGSAAGIASGFNAAVAGCFFAIETVLRPLRAENSPPFTTAMIILASVISSTVSNVLLGEKAAFIVPTYELKSAAELPLYLILGMLCGVVSVAFRQLVVWFTKTFDLIRKKFGLPAVVCPALGGLGAGLIALRYPGILYWGFTNVDEILHTGKSASAPGIWLLAQLAAAKVVATALCKGSGLVGGLYAPSLMIGAAVGAVFGGSAAELINSAIPGNTAVAHPQAYALVGMAATLASVCSVPLTSVLLLFELTKDYRILLPLMGAVGLAIWVPSVVNQSGSKDTFEATSPRHGYSSLLPPTDRNETDWRRQDGDDVELAILDVDPYHYGSNNEEMLLDDLKVSQAMTKHYLKVTATFTIEETTRLMQEKQQSCVVVVDNEDFLEGIVTLGDLRRKGFVPSENSDSTQANSSTLDANSSLVSSCLTRGFQFHGNERGLVTCFPDTDLSTAKVLMEVKGIKQLPVVKRGAGRRNDGRRKVLGLLHYDSIGWCLREELERWKALYQRENFQQSTVNGH